One stretch of Vulpes lagopus strain Blue_001 chromosome 12, ASM1834538v1, whole genome shotgun sequence DNA includes these proteins:
- the PCYT2 gene encoding ethanolamine-phosphate cytidylyltransferase isoform X3 has protein sequence MVHYGHSNQLRQARAMGDYLIVGVHTDEEISKHKGPPVFTQEERYKMVRAIKWVDEVVPAAPYVTTLETLDKYSCDFCVHGNDITLTVDGRDTYEEVKAAGRYRECRRTQGVSTTDLVGRMLLVTKAHHSGQEISSEYREYADSFGKPSHPTPTRETLSSGGSSQVTRRWPQGAGSPRRQCPQCPGGRNPWTGVSQFLQTSQKIIQFASGKEPQPGETVIYVAGAFDLFHIGHVDFLEKVHGLAERPYVIAGLHFDQEVNHYKGKNYPIMNLHERTLSVLACRYVSEVVIGAPYAVTAELLDHFKVDLVCHGKTEIVPDKDGSDPYQEPKRRGIFCQIDSGSDLTTDLIVQRIIKNRLEYEARNQKKEAKELAFLESRRRQEAQPETGSDCDL, from the exons ATGGTGCATTACGGCCACTCAAACCAGCTGCGCCAGGCGCGGGCCATGGGTGACTACCTCATCGTGGGCGTGCACACCGACG AGGAGATCTCCAAGCACAAGGGGCCCCCGGTGTTCACTCAGGAGGAGAGGTACAAGATGGTGCGGGCCATCAAGTGGGTGGACGAGGTGGTGCCGGCGGCTCCCTACGTTACCACGCTGGAGACCCTCGACAAGTACAGCTGCGACTTCTGTGTCCATGGCA ATGACATCACTCTGACCGTAGATGGCCGGGACACCTACGAGGAAGTGAAGGCGGCCGGGAGGTACAG AGAGTGTAGGCGCACCCAGGGCGTGTCCACCACGGACCTCGTTGGCCGCATGTTGCTGGTGACCAAGGCCCATCACAGTGGTCAG GAGATATCCTCTGAGTACCGGGAATACGCGGACAGCTTTGGCAAG CCCTCTCACCCGACACCCACCCGGGAGACGCTTTCCTCGGGAGGCTCCTCCCAGGTGACCAGAAGGTGGCCTCAGGGTGCTGGGTCCCCACGACGGCAGTGTCCACAG TGCCCTGGGGGACGGAACCCCTGGACGGGGGTGTCCCAGTTTCTGCAGACATCTCAGAAGATCATCCAGTTTGCTTCTGGGAAGGAACCCCAGCCAGGGGAGACGGTCATCTACGTGGCCGGCGCCTTTGACCTGTTCC ACATCGGCCACGTGGACTTCCTGGAGAAGGTGCACGGCCTGGCGGAGAGGCCCTACGTCATCGCCGGCCTGCACTTTGACCAG GAGGTCAACCACTACAAGGGGAAGAACTACCCCATCATGAACCTGCATGAGCGGACGCTAAGCGTGCTGGCGTGCCGG TACGTGTCAGAGGTGGTGATAGGGGCCCCCTACGCTGTCACGGCAGAGCTCCTGGACCACTTCAAG GTGGATCTGGTCTGTCACGGGAAGACAGAAATCGTGCCTGACAAGGATGGCTCAGACCCCTACCAG GAGCCCAAGAGAAGGGGCATCTTCTGTCAGATTGACAGCGGCAGTGACCTTACCACAGACCTCATCGTGCAGCGCATCATCAAGAACAG GCTGGAGTATGAGGCCCGGAACCAGAAGAAAGAGGCCAAGGAGCTGGCCTTCCTAGAGTCCAGGAGGCGGCAGGAGGCGCAGCCTGAGACAGGGAGCGACTGTGACCTGTGA
- the PCYT2 gene encoding ethanolamine-phosphate cytidylyltransferase isoform X4: MIRNGHGAAGGAEPPGPGGRRAVRVWCDGCYDMVHYGHSNQLRQARAMGDYLIVGVHTDEEISKHKGPPVFTQEERYKMVRAIKWVDEVVPAAPYVTTLETLDKYSCDFCVHGNDITLTVDGRDTYEEVKAAGRYRECRRTQGVSTTDLVGRMLLVTKAHHSGQEISSEYREYADSFGKCPGGRNPWTGVSQFLQTSQKIIQFASGKEPQPGETVIYVAGAFDLFHIGHVDFLEKVHGLAERPYVIAGLHFDQEVNHYKGKNYPIMNLHERTLSVLACRYVSEVVIGAPYAVTAELLDHFKVDLVCHGKTEIVPDKDGSDPYQEPKRRGIFCQIDSGSDLTTDLIVQRIIKNRLEYEARNQKKEAKELAFLESRRRQEAQPETGSDCDL, translated from the exons ATGATCCGGAACGGGCATGGGGCGGCGGGCGGTGCGGAGCCGCCGGGCCCGGGGGGCAGGCGCGCCGTGCGGGTGTGGTGCGACGGCTG CTATGACATGGTGCATTACGGCCACTCAAACCAGCTGCGCCAGGCGCGGGCCATGGGTGACTACCTCATCGTGGGCGTGCACACCGACG AGGAGATCTCCAAGCACAAGGGGCCCCCGGTGTTCACTCAGGAGGAGAGGTACAAGATGGTGCGGGCCATCAAGTGGGTGGACGAGGTGGTGCCGGCGGCTCCCTACGTTACCACGCTGGAGACCCTCGACAAGTACAGCTGCGACTTCTGTGTCCATGGCA ATGACATCACTCTGACCGTAGATGGCCGGGACACCTACGAGGAAGTGAAGGCGGCCGGGAGGTACAG AGAGTGTAGGCGCACCCAGGGCGTGTCCACCACGGACCTCGTTGGCCGCATGTTGCTGGTGACCAAGGCCCATCACAGTGGTCAG GAGATATCCTCTGAGTACCGGGAATACGCGGACAGCTTTGGCAAG TGCCCTGGGGGACGGAACCCCTGGACGGGGGTGTCCCAGTTTCTGCAGACATCTCAGAAGATCATCCAGTTTGCTTCTGGGAAGGAACCCCAGCCAGGGGAGACGGTCATCTACGTGGCCGGCGCCTTTGACCTGTTCC ACATCGGCCACGTGGACTTCCTGGAGAAGGTGCACGGCCTGGCGGAGAGGCCCTACGTCATCGCCGGCCTGCACTTTGACCAG GAGGTCAACCACTACAAGGGGAAGAACTACCCCATCATGAACCTGCATGAGCGGACGCTAAGCGTGCTGGCGTGCCGG TACGTGTCAGAGGTGGTGATAGGGGCCCCCTACGCTGTCACGGCAGAGCTCCTGGACCACTTCAAG GTGGATCTGGTCTGTCACGGGAAGACAGAAATCGTGCCTGACAAGGATGGCTCAGACCCCTACCAG GAGCCCAAGAGAAGGGGCATCTTCTGTCAGATTGACAGCGGCAGTGACCTTACCACAGACCTCATCGTGCAGCGCATCATCAAGAACAG GCTGGAGTATGAGGCCCGGAACCAGAAGAAAGAGGCCAAGGAGCTGGCCTTCCTAGAGTCCAGGAGGCGGCAGGAGGCGCAGCCTGAGACAGGGAGCGACTGTGACCTGTGA
- the PCYT2 gene encoding ethanolamine-phosphate cytidylyltransferase isoform X2: protein MIRNGHGAAGGAEPPGPGGRRAVRVWCDGCYDMVHYGHSNQLRQARAMGDYLIVGVHTDEEISKHKGPPVFTQEERYKMVRAIKWVDEVVPAAPYVTTLETLDKYSCDFCVHGNDITLTVDGRDTYEEVKAAGRYRECRRTQGVSTTDLVGRMLLVTKAHHSGQEISSEYREYADSFGKPSHPTPTRETLSSGGSSQCPGGRNPWTGVSQFLQTSQKIIQFASGKEPQPGETVIYVAGAFDLFHIGHVDFLEKVHGLAERPYVIAGLHFDQEVNHYKGKNYPIMNLHERTLSVLACRYVSEVVIGAPYAVTAELLDHFKVDLVCHGKTEIVPDKDGSDPYQEPKRRGIFCQIDSGSDLTTDLIVQRIIKNRLEYEARNQKKEAKELAFLESRRRQEAQPETGSDCDL from the exons ATGATCCGGAACGGGCATGGGGCGGCGGGCGGTGCGGAGCCGCCGGGCCCGGGGGGCAGGCGCGCCGTGCGGGTGTGGTGCGACGGCTG CTATGACATGGTGCATTACGGCCACTCAAACCAGCTGCGCCAGGCGCGGGCCATGGGTGACTACCTCATCGTGGGCGTGCACACCGACG AGGAGATCTCCAAGCACAAGGGGCCCCCGGTGTTCACTCAGGAGGAGAGGTACAAGATGGTGCGGGCCATCAAGTGGGTGGACGAGGTGGTGCCGGCGGCTCCCTACGTTACCACGCTGGAGACCCTCGACAAGTACAGCTGCGACTTCTGTGTCCATGGCA ATGACATCACTCTGACCGTAGATGGCCGGGACACCTACGAGGAAGTGAAGGCGGCCGGGAGGTACAG AGAGTGTAGGCGCACCCAGGGCGTGTCCACCACGGACCTCGTTGGCCGCATGTTGCTGGTGACCAAGGCCCATCACAGTGGTCAG GAGATATCCTCTGAGTACCGGGAATACGCGGACAGCTTTGGCAAG CCCTCTCACCCGACACCCACCCGGGAGACGCTTTCCTCGGGAGGCTCCTCCCAG TGCCCTGGGGGACGGAACCCCTGGACGGGGGTGTCCCAGTTTCTGCAGACATCTCAGAAGATCATCCAGTTTGCTTCTGGGAAGGAACCCCAGCCAGGGGAGACGGTCATCTACGTGGCCGGCGCCTTTGACCTGTTCC ACATCGGCCACGTGGACTTCCTGGAGAAGGTGCACGGCCTGGCGGAGAGGCCCTACGTCATCGCCGGCCTGCACTTTGACCAG GAGGTCAACCACTACAAGGGGAAGAACTACCCCATCATGAACCTGCATGAGCGGACGCTAAGCGTGCTGGCGTGCCGG TACGTGTCAGAGGTGGTGATAGGGGCCCCCTACGCTGTCACGGCAGAGCTCCTGGACCACTTCAAG GTGGATCTGGTCTGTCACGGGAAGACAGAAATCGTGCCTGACAAGGATGGCTCAGACCCCTACCAG GAGCCCAAGAGAAGGGGCATCTTCTGTCAGATTGACAGCGGCAGTGACCTTACCACAGACCTCATCGTGCAGCGCATCATCAAGAACAG GCTGGAGTATGAGGCCCGGAACCAGAAGAAAGAGGCCAAGGAGCTGGCCTTCCTAGAGTCCAGGAGGCGGCAGGAGGCGCAGCCTGAGACAGGGAGCGACTGTGACCTGTGA
- the PCYT2 gene encoding ethanolamine-phosphate cytidylyltransferase isoform X1, with protein MIRNGHGAAGGAEPPGPGGRRAVRVWCDGCYDMVHYGHSNQLRQARAMGDYLIVGVHTDEEISKHKGPPVFTQEERYKMVRAIKWVDEVVPAAPYVTTLETLDKYSCDFCVHGNDITLTVDGRDTYEEVKAAGRYRECRRTQGVSTTDLVGRMLLVTKAHHSGQEISSEYREYADSFGKPSHPTPTRETLSSGGSSQVTRRWPQGAGSPRRQCPQCPGGRNPWTGVSQFLQTSQKIIQFASGKEPQPGETVIYVAGAFDLFHIGHVDFLEKVHGLAERPYVIAGLHFDQEVNHYKGKNYPIMNLHERTLSVLACRYVSEVVIGAPYAVTAELLDHFKVDLVCHGKTEIVPDKDGSDPYQEPKRRGIFCQIDSGSDLTTDLIVQRIIKNRLEYEARNQKKEAKELAFLESRRRQEAQPETGSDCDL; from the exons ATGATCCGGAACGGGCATGGGGCGGCGGGCGGTGCGGAGCCGCCGGGCCCGGGGGGCAGGCGCGCCGTGCGGGTGTGGTGCGACGGCTG CTATGACATGGTGCATTACGGCCACTCAAACCAGCTGCGCCAGGCGCGGGCCATGGGTGACTACCTCATCGTGGGCGTGCACACCGACG AGGAGATCTCCAAGCACAAGGGGCCCCCGGTGTTCACTCAGGAGGAGAGGTACAAGATGGTGCGGGCCATCAAGTGGGTGGACGAGGTGGTGCCGGCGGCTCCCTACGTTACCACGCTGGAGACCCTCGACAAGTACAGCTGCGACTTCTGTGTCCATGGCA ATGACATCACTCTGACCGTAGATGGCCGGGACACCTACGAGGAAGTGAAGGCGGCCGGGAGGTACAG AGAGTGTAGGCGCACCCAGGGCGTGTCCACCACGGACCTCGTTGGCCGCATGTTGCTGGTGACCAAGGCCCATCACAGTGGTCAG GAGATATCCTCTGAGTACCGGGAATACGCGGACAGCTTTGGCAAG CCCTCTCACCCGACACCCACCCGGGAGACGCTTTCCTCGGGAGGCTCCTCCCAGGTGACCAGAAGGTGGCCTCAGGGTGCTGGGTCCCCACGACGGCAGTGTCCACAG TGCCCTGGGGGACGGAACCCCTGGACGGGGGTGTCCCAGTTTCTGCAGACATCTCAGAAGATCATCCAGTTTGCTTCTGGGAAGGAACCCCAGCCAGGGGAGACGGTCATCTACGTGGCCGGCGCCTTTGACCTGTTCC ACATCGGCCACGTGGACTTCCTGGAGAAGGTGCACGGCCTGGCGGAGAGGCCCTACGTCATCGCCGGCCTGCACTTTGACCAG GAGGTCAACCACTACAAGGGGAAGAACTACCCCATCATGAACCTGCATGAGCGGACGCTAAGCGTGCTGGCGTGCCGG TACGTGTCAGAGGTGGTGATAGGGGCCCCCTACGCTGTCACGGCAGAGCTCCTGGACCACTTCAAG GTGGATCTGGTCTGTCACGGGAAGACAGAAATCGTGCCTGACAAGGATGGCTCAGACCCCTACCAG GAGCCCAAGAGAAGGGGCATCTTCTGTCAGATTGACAGCGGCAGTGACCTTACCACAGACCTCATCGTGCAGCGCATCATCAAGAACAG GCTGGAGTATGAGGCCCGGAACCAGAAGAAAGAGGCCAAGGAGCTGGCCTTCCTAGAGTCCAGGAGGCGGCAGGAGGCGCAGCCTGAGACAGGGAGCGACTGTGACCTGTGA